The DNA sequence GACCCGCACGCACCGGACACCTACGAGCCGCTGGCCTCGGCCATGATGCGGGTGGGCATCGCGCCCACGTTGATCGGGACTCGTGGGGGCCATCCGGCGCTGCGGATCACCGGCCGCCGCCGGTTATCGCGGCTGGTCGAAAACGTCGGGGAATCACCCGCGGACCCCGCGGCGTTGAGTCAATGGCCGCGTGTCGGAGCCACGATCCCGGGGCAGCCTGGCGGCCTCTGAGAGGATCCAGCGAGAATGCACTGCTGAACGCCGGTTTGCATCGGCACGGCCGTGAGTGCGAGATTGTCAGTTGTCCACTGGCTGCGTGACGCGGCGGTGCGGACAGAAGTGGAGTGGTAAGCGCAAGGTGGCTGACTCTAAGACGGTGAGCGCCCGCAATGGCGATAAAACACCCGTGCGGCGGCTCGTCATTGTCGAGTCGCCCACCAAGGCACGGAAAATTGCGGGTTACCTGGGCCGCAATTACGTCGTCGAGTCCTCCCGTGGGCATATCCGGGATCTGCCGCGTAACGCCGCCGACGTGCCGGCGAAGTACAAGACCGAAGCGTGGGCGCGTCTGGGCGTCAACGTCGACGCCGACTTCGAACCGCTCTACATCGTCAGCCCCGACAAGAAGAGCACCGTTGCCGAGCTCAAGGGCCTGCTCAAAGACGTCGACGAGCTCTATCTGGCCACCGATGGTGACCGGGAGGGCGAGGCGATCGCCTGGCATTTGCTGGAGACTCTAAAGCCGCGCATCCCGGTCAAGCGGATGGTGTTCCACGAGATCACCGAGCCGGCGATCCGCAACGCCGCTGAGAACCCCCGTGACCTGGACATCGACCTGGTGGACGCGCAGGAGACCCGGCGCGTTCTGGACCGGCTGTACGGCTACGAGGTCAGCCCCGTGCTGTGGAAGAAGGTCGCGCCGAAGCTGTCGGCGGGTCGCGTCCAGTCGGTGGCGACCCGCATCATCGTGCAGCGCGAACGCGAGCGGATGGCGTTCCGCAGCGCCTCCTATTGGGATGTGGTTGCCCAGCTGGACGCCAGCGTGTCCGACCCGACGGCTTCTCCGCCCAACTTCACCGCCCGGCTGGTCTCCGTCGACGAGCTGCGGGTGGCCAGCGGTCGCGACTTCGACTCGCTGGGGCAGGTGAAGAAGCCCGCCGAAGTCACGGTGCTCGACGAAGCCGCGGCCACCGCCCTGGCGGCCGGGCTGCGCGGTGCGTCGCTATCGGTGACCTCGGTGGAGGACAAGCCCTACACCCGCCGGCCCTACGCGCCGTTCATGACCTCGACGTTGCAGCAGGAAGCCGGCCGCAAGCTGCGGTTCTCCGCCGAGCGGACGATGAGCATCGCCCAGCGGCTCTACGAGAACGGCTACATCACCTATATGCGTACCGACTCGACGACGCTGTCGCAGTCGGCCATTGACGCCGCCCGCACCCAGGCCCGCCAGCTCTACGGCGAGGAATACGTCTCGCCGTCGCCGCGGCAGTACACCCGCAAGGTCAAGAACGCCCAGGAAGCCCACGAGGCCATCCGGCCGGCAGGCGAGACGTTCGCCACCCCCGACGCGGTGCGCAATGAGCTGGGCAGCGACGAGTTCCGGCTCTACGAGCTGATCTGGCAGCGCACGGTGGCCTCGCAGATGACCGATGCCCGCGGCACCACGCTGAGCCTGCGGATCGGTGGCGAGTCCGAGGGTCGGCAGGTGACGTTCGCCGCGAGCGGGCGCACCATCACCTTCGCCGGGTTCCTCAAGGCCTACGTGGAGACCGTCGACGAGTTGGCCGGCGGTGAAGCCGACGACGCCGAGCGGCGGCTGCCGCAGCTGACCCAGGGCCAGCGGGTGGACGCCACCGAGCTGACCCCCGACGGGCACGCCACCAACCCGCCCGCCCGCTACACCGAGGCGTCGCTGGTCAAGGCGCTCGAGGAGCTGGGCATCGGGCGGCCCTCGACGTACTCCTCGATCATCAAGACCATCCAGGACCGCGGCTACGTCTACAAAAAAGGCAGCGCGCTGGTCCCCACCTGGGTGGCGTTCGCCGTGATCGGCCTGCTCGAACAGCACTTCGGTCGGCTGGTCGACTACGACTTCACTGCCGCCATGGAGGACGAGCTCGACGGGATCGCCGCCGGGCGCCAGCGTCGCGTCGACTGGCTGCACAACTTCTACTTCGGCGGCGACTACGGGGTCGAGGACTCGATCGCCCGCGCGGGCGGCCTGAAGAAGCTGGTCGGGGTCAACTTGGAGGGCATCGACGCCCGCGAGATCAACTCGATCCGGTTGTTCGACGACGCCGAGGGCAGGCCGGTCTATGTGCGGGTGGGCAAGAACGGCCCGTATCTGGAGCGCATGGTCACCGGGGACGACGGCGAGCCGACCCCGCAGCGGGCCAACCTGGATGACTCACTGCCGCCGGACGAGCTGACCCTGGCGCTGGCCGAGGAACGCTTCGCCACCCCGCAGGCGGGTCGGTCGCTCGGCGTTGACCCGGCCACCGGACACGAGGTCGTCGCCAAGGACGGCCGCTACGGCCCGTACGTCACCGAAGTTCTCCCTCCGCCGCCGGACGACGAGTCCGGAGCGACTGCCAAGAAGGGCAAGAAGCCGACCGGCCCGAAGCCGCGCACCGGTTCGCTGCTGCGCAGCATGAGCCTGGAAACCGTGACGCTCGACGACGCGCTGAAGCTACTGTCCTTGCCGCGGGTGGTCGGCGTCGACCCGGAGTCCGGCGACGAGATCACCGCGCAGAACGGTCGTTACGGGCCATACCTGAAGCGCGGCACCGATTCTCGGTCGCTGGCCACCGAGGAGCAGATCTTCGAGATCTCGCTGGAAGAGGCGCTGAAGATCTACGCCGAGCCGAAACGCCGTGGCCGCCAAGCAGCTGCGACCGCGGCGCTGCGGGAGCTGGGTGCCGACCCGACCAGCGGCAAGCCGATGGTGATCAAGGACGGCCGATTCGGTCCGTACGTGACCGACGGCGAGACCAACGCCAGCCTGCGCAAGGGCGATGAGGTGGCCACGATCACCGATGAGCGTGCCGCCGAGCTGCTCGCCGACCGGCGGGCCCGGGGGCCGGCCAAGAAGGCCGCCAAGAAGACTGCCCGCAAGGCGCCCGCGAAAAAGGCGCCCGCGAAGAAGGCCGCCGCGAAGAAGGCTGCGAAGAGCTGAGTCAGTCGGCTGCGGCCGCGGGCTCGGCGTCTTCGGCGATTTCGGCCGGGATC is a window from the Mycobacterium sp. SVM_VP21 genome containing:
- the topA gene encoding type I DNA topoisomerase; the encoded protein is MADSKTVSARNGDKTPVRRLVIVESPTKARKIAGYLGRNYVVESSRGHIRDLPRNAADVPAKYKTEAWARLGVNVDADFEPLYIVSPDKKSTVAELKGLLKDVDELYLATDGDREGEAIAWHLLETLKPRIPVKRMVFHEITEPAIRNAAENPRDLDIDLVDAQETRRVLDRLYGYEVSPVLWKKVAPKLSAGRVQSVATRIIVQRERERMAFRSASYWDVVAQLDASVSDPTASPPNFTARLVSVDELRVASGRDFDSLGQVKKPAEVTVLDEAAATALAAGLRGASLSVTSVEDKPYTRRPYAPFMTSTLQQEAGRKLRFSAERTMSIAQRLYENGYITYMRTDSTTLSQSAIDAARTQARQLYGEEYVSPSPRQYTRKVKNAQEAHEAIRPAGETFATPDAVRNELGSDEFRLYELIWQRTVASQMTDARGTTLSLRIGGESEGRQVTFAASGRTITFAGFLKAYVETVDELAGGEADDAERRLPQLTQGQRVDATELTPDGHATNPPARYTEASLVKALEELGIGRPSTYSSIIKTIQDRGYVYKKGSALVPTWVAFAVIGLLEQHFGRLVDYDFTAAMEDELDGIAAGRQRRVDWLHNFYFGGDYGVEDSIARAGGLKKLVGVNLEGIDAREINSIRLFDDAEGRPVYVRVGKNGPYLERMVTGDDGEPTPQRANLDDSLPPDELTLALAEERFATPQAGRSLGVDPATGHEVVAKDGRYGPYVTEVLPPPPDDESGATAKKGKKPTGPKPRTGSLLRSMSLETVTLDDALKLLSLPRVVGVDPESGDEITAQNGRYGPYLKRGTDSRSLATEEQIFEISLEEALKIYAEPKRRGRQAAATAALRELGADPTSGKPMVIKDGRFGPYVTDGETNASLRKGDEVATITDERAAELLADRRARGPAKKAAKKTARKAPAKKAPAKKAAAKKAAKS